In the genome of Taurinivorans muris, one region contains:
- a CDS encoding AsmA-like C-terminal region-containing protein, with translation MRNVSYGLIFLIFWLLLVSAGLYIYLFYLQPTKLASSISYLIKEKTKLEFNIGRVELSFAPTPTINIHSIKFFDTSLNTEISISRLEGVLSWRSILQLKPIINRLACSGATIHLTLPRTEKKEPALAMDEISQNFSNALFDRLQAFSIPHYFSSMQVTVANANGEIISPDASVKYVFKNLNISAKTPDIIDGNMNISLDHFAIYHNDYLLLDFGNSKIHAGDISYSPRSYSGNLAIETNLHVSSLQRFYAKPISKAYDYFPMPDPSFLRLTTDFNILIKQKTMELSGTFYNKTVLPMNGYDTPIELTVPFRLISSPKKTKAASLNFPYNDNDTYGKAFLQENTLSDYALDLAGFYVNEITIDNAVIKADTDSLKFSGAVTGLYPFNPLIFGKAHADNFSLPRWIGPTREMSAGLYNALDKIKADMDVYCTLKGVFSPNITARVLNYAIKGKSVTANFLKPDICFDLTIPEQNGSPINLNPLFPEINGKNTQKVQLPPPAVIISKKDKNKSSFAVSYHININVPSQARIWKIDCSKTNVLIAPDKNNTPTIKVTTDGIYAGKATALAILSSSRKHSITAQAENILIEAPLRNIMGYTPCTGRADADLTILLQGSNLAAILNSLEIKGTTNLKDGALHSKKEILTPFKTLAADIDIKTVPFKTDKSMPKTFALNGSWKLEGDFPEYGAKLFSKNSSIDFSVNTGQPLMRSPQATDILLIEKKDGATVLKGSAKLGFQSNSNKLIIENYKGMLRNSKLLADIVFEQKEKATFNGTLYFQHFNLSDYVKTDPDKEHTKDKDLPLDFICSHDIDLAIKADKLTFYDITTRDFTGNIKIKDNKISVNNLKTKTNKGFIQALLEGSVKKEKRKYQMQTLFKLKGDTIDMLSITKMRKQKTLMSGIGNIAIQGNALISKNSDIFKTMNAEWNMQFINGYFQSEKAHNAMLEEQSETPETLSNANNVPQYTGKTSFSNLSASGTITNGVAKTNNLVLQGTGLFIHGGGQIDLVSEKIDAFAKATYLGIPEIPVIITGTITKPEYEVKVLNAVSHTIGNIGTGIVDIFSGVLTAPFKLFMQ, from the coding sequence GTGCGGAACGTTTCTTATGGTCTCATTTTTCTGATTTTTTGGCTGCTGTTGGTTTCAGCAGGTCTTTACATCTACCTTTTTTATTTACAGCCGACAAAACTCGCTTCATCCATTTCATATTTGATAAAAGAAAAAACAAAACTCGAATTCAATATCGGTAGAGTAGAACTCTCCTTCGCTCCGACTCCCACCATCAATATCCATTCCATTAAATTCTTCGATACTTCATTAAACACGGAAATTTCCATCAGCCGTCTTGAGGGAGTGCTGAGCTGGCGTTCCATCTTGCAGTTGAAACCAATCATCAACCGTCTTGCATGTTCCGGTGCAACCATACATTTGACATTGCCCCGAACAGAAAAAAAGGAACCTGCGCTTGCAATGGATGAAATTTCACAAAATTTTTCCAATGCGCTTTTCGACCGATTGCAGGCATTTTCCATTCCCCATTATTTTTCAAGCATGCAAGTGACTGTCGCTAACGCCAACGGAGAAATCATCTCCCCTGACGCTTCCGTGAAATATGTTTTTAAAAATTTGAATATTTCAGCAAAAACACCCGATATTATTGACGGAAATATGAATATCAGTCTTGATCACTTCGCAATTTATCACAACGATTATCTTTTGCTTGATTTTGGCAATTCAAAAATACACGCGGGCGATATTTCTTACAGCCCGCGCAGCTACTCCGGAAACCTCGCAATAGAAACCAATCTGCATGTTTCTTCCCTGCAGCGGTTTTATGCCAAACCTATCAGCAAAGCATACGACTATTTCCCCATGCCGGATCCGAGCTTCCTGCGATTAACCACTGATTTCAATATCCTTATCAAACAAAAAACAATGGAATTGTCGGGAACTTTTTACAATAAGACCGTACTTCCCATGAATGGATACGATACCCCCATTGAACTTACGGTTCCTTTCCGTTTGATCAGCTCCCCAAAAAAAACAAAAGCCGCTTCTCTCAATTTTCCATACAATGACAATGATACATACGGCAAAGCTTTTTTGCAGGAAAACACCCTGAGCGATTATGCCCTCGACCTTGCGGGATTTTATGTAAATGAAATAACAATTGATAATGCGGTAATAAAGGCAGACACGGATTCATTGAAATTTTCCGGTGCGGTAACGGGACTTTATCCATTTAATCCTTTGATATTCGGAAAAGCGCATGCGGATAATTTCAGTTTGCCAAGGTGGATAGGACCAACAAGGGAAATGAGCGCTGGACTGTACAATGCCCTTGACAAAATTAAAGCGGATATGGACGTTTACTGCACCCTCAAAGGGGTTTTTTCGCCAAACATTACAGCCAGAGTCTTAAATTATGCCATAAAAGGCAAAAGCGTGACCGCGAACTTTTTAAAACCCGATATTTGTTTTGATTTGACCATTCCCGAACAAAACGGTTCTCCCATAAACCTCAATCCCCTTTTTCCGGAAATCAACGGAAAAAACACCCAAAAAGTGCAGCTGCCGCCTCCTGCCGTCATCATATCGAAAAAAGACAAAAACAAATCTTCATTCGCCGTTTCCTATCATATCAATATCAATGTTCCCTCACAAGCACGGATTTGGAAAATCGACTGTTCAAAAACAAATGTCCTTATCGCTCCCGACAAAAACAATACGCCGACTATCAAAGTAACAACAGATGGGATTTATGCAGGCAAAGCGACAGCCCTCGCAATACTGAGCAGCAGCCGGAAACACAGTATCACAGCACAAGCCGAAAACATCCTTATTGAAGCTCCTCTAAGAAACATCATGGGATATACCCCTTGCACAGGGCGGGCGGACGCAGACCTGACAATTCTTTTGCAAGGTTCAAACTTGGCAGCCATTCTCAATTCATTGGAAATAAAAGGAACAACCAATCTTAAAGATGGGGCGCTCCACTCCAAAAAAGAAATATTAACTCCTTTCAAAACATTGGCTGCCGATATTGATATAAAGACAGTGCCTTTCAAAACAGACAAAAGCATGCCTAAAACTTTTGCGCTGAACGGTTCATGGAAACTTGAAGGTGATTTTCCGGAATACGGGGCAAAATTGTTTTCAAAAAATTCTTCCATTGATTTCAGTGTGAATACGGGGCAACCGCTTATGCGTTCCCCTCAAGCGACGGATATTTTGCTTATCGAGAAAAAAGACGGGGCAACTGTTCTCAAAGGAAGCGCAAAATTGGGTTTTCAAAGTAATTCCAATAAACTGATTATTGAAAACTATAAAGGAATGCTGCGAAATTCCAAGCTGTTAGCCGATATTGTTTTTGAGCAAAAAGAAAAAGCCACGTTTAACGGAACATTGTATTTTCAGCATTTCAATCTTAGTGATTATGTGAAAACAGACCCGGACAAGGAACATACAAAAGACAAAGACCTGCCCCTTGATTTTATTTGCAGTCACGACATAGACCTGGCAATAAAAGCGGACAAACTCACGTTTTACGATATCACAACCAGGGATTTCACAGGCAATATCAAAATCAAAGACAATAAAATAAGCGTAAACAACTTGAAAACAAAAACGAACAAGGGTTTTATTCAAGCCTTGCTTGAAGGTTCCGTCAAAAAAGAAAAGCGCAAATATCAAATGCAAACCTTATTCAAATTAAAAGGCGATACTATCGATATGCTGTCCATTACGAAAATGCGCAAACAAAAAACCCTCATGTCGGGAATAGGAAATATCGCCATACAAGGAAACGCCCTCATAAGCAAAAATTCCGACATTTTCAAAACCATGAACGCCGAATGGAATATGCAGTTCATCAATGGATATTTTCAAAGCGAAAAAGCCCATAACGCCATGCTTGAAGAACAGTCAGAAACACCCGAAACACTTTCAAACGCCAACAATGTACCGCAATATACGGGAAAAACGAGTTTTTCAAATTTAAGCGCCAGCGGAACCATTACGAACGGTGTCGCCAAAACAAATAACCTTGTCTTGCAGGGAACGGGATTATTCATACATGGCGGCGGACAAATCGATTTGGTATCGGAAAAAATCGATGCCTTTGCAAAAGCGACATATCTAGGTATTCCTGAAATTCCCGTCATCATAACAGGAACAATCACAAAACCGGAATATGAAGTAAAAGTCCTCAATGCGGTATCGCATACCATCGGCAATATCGGAACGGGAATCGTCGATATTTTTTCCGGCGTGCTCACAGCACCTTTTAAACTTTTTATGCAATAA
- a CDS encoding Tim44 domain-containing protein, producing MKLKKLCGIAAIILSLSAFGTFSMPDDADARRIGGGRSIGRTTTVRPSAPAGVTTGQQHFQQQRAVGSTAGAAAVNRRGMFGGVLGGLLAGSLIGSLLMGGGFAGGGGFLDLIIIGLLIYFGLKFFRNRQQNQNNAQTYRQAQTYQDEKAQGPNTQGSSAWDNLRSERAPRTDVQTSGTFNTEEFLEGAKKLYVRMQESWDLRDIEDIKQFTSPIMHKDIEEQFKEDPNPSKTELLLINAQVLEVKQEGNYEQVAVLFDVLMKEAENENNEQVREIWNFSRNKADNGSWVLDGIQQV from the coding sequence ATGAAATTAAAAAAATTATGCGGTATAGCCGCAATTATCTTATCTTTGTCCGCTTTCGGCACTTTTTCCATGCCTGATGATGCTGACGCAAGAAGAATCGGCGGAGGACGGAGCATCGGCAGAACAACAACGGTAAGACCTTCCGCTCCTGCCGGAGTCACTACGGGACAGCAGCATTTTCAACAGCAGCGTGCCGTCGGCAGCACTGCCGGCGCGGCCGCAGTGAACAGACGCGGCATGTTCGGCGGAGTTCTCGGAGGGCTTTTGGCCGGCAGCCTTATCGGCTCGCTTCTTATGGGCGGCGGATTTGCCGGCGGCGGCGGATTTCTCGACCTTATCATTATCGGTCTTCTCATTTATTTTGGTTTGAAATTCTTCAGAAATCGTCAGCAAAACCAAAATAACGCGCAAACATACCGTCAAGCCCAAACCTATCAGGACGAAAAGGCACAAGGACCAAACACACAAGGTTCTTCCGCTTGGGACAATTTGCGTTCGGAAAGAGCGCCGCGGACCGATGTTCAAACTTCAGGCACGTTCAATACGGAAGAATTTTTGGAAGGCGCCAAGAAATTATATGTCCGCATGCAGGAATCTTGGGATCTTCGCGATATTGAAGACATAAAACAATTTACGTCCCCTATCATGCATAAGGATATTGAAGAGCAGTTCAAAGAAGACCCAAATCCCTCCAAAACGGAATTGCTGCTCATCAATGCGCAGGTTTTGGAAGTAAAACAGGAAGGAAACTATGAACAAGTCGCTGTTTTGTTCGATGTGCTTATGAAAGAAGCGGAAAATGAAAACAACGAACAAGTCAGAGAAATTTGGAATTTTTCAAGAAACAAAGCGGACAACGGCTCCTGGGTGCTTGACGGAATTCAGCAAGTCTAG
- the murI gene encoding glutamate racemase, with protein sequence MNNKSIGLFDSGVGGLTVLKALLDVLPNEKYVYLGDTARLPYGTKSKETIIRYALQCTEKLMDRDLKLLVVACNTVSSVALPSLKEKYPQIEIVGVVTPGAEAACNATKNNNIAVLGTESTIKGKAYDNAILKINPEAVVTGKACPLFVGMAEEGLSKGFLAEEMAKHYLKDILSQENKPDTLVLGCTHFPLLKQAIQNVAGKDMQLVDSAQTTAKKVAERLRTANALADGKNPSVAFLTTDDTEKFKAVGEPFLGFSLRESHVELVDL encoded by the coding sequence ATGAACAATAAATCTATCGGTCTTTTTGATTCGGGTGTCGGCGGGCTGACTGTTTTAAAAGCCCTTTTGGACGTTCTTCCGAATGAAAAATATGTGTATTTAGGCGACACCGCCCGTCTTCCTTACGGAACAAAAAGCAAAGAAACCATTATCCGCTATGCCCTGCAATGCACGGAAAAACTTATGGACAGGGATTTGAAACTTCTTGTTGTCGCGTGCAACACCGTAAGCTCCGTCGCTCTTCCAAGCCTGAAAGAAAAATACCCGCAGATTGAAATTGTCGGAGTCGTCACTCCTGGAGCGGAAGCCGCCTGCAATGCCACAAAAAACAACAATATTGCCGTACTCGGGACAGAATCGACAATAAAAGGCAAAGCTTACGATAATGCGATTTTAAAAATCAATCCCGAAGCCGTTGTCACAGGCAAGGCTTGCCCTCTTTTCGTAGGCATGGCGGAAGAAGGGCTTTCCAAGGGGTTTTTGGCGGAAGAAATGGCTAAACATTATCTGAAAGATATTTTATCGCAAGAAAATAAGCCTGATACCCTTGTGCTCGGCTGTACGCATTTTCCGCTTTTAAAACAAGCCATTCAAAATGTTGCGGGAAAAGATATGCAGTTGGTGGATTCCGCGCAAACAACAGCAAAAAAAGTTGCTGAACGTTTACGGACGGCGAATGCGCTTGCGGACGGCAAAAATCCATCCGTCGCATTTTTAACGACTGATGACACGGAAAAATTCAAAGCTGTCGGCGAACCCTTTTTAGGATTCTCCCTGCGCGAAAGCCATGTGGAATTAGTGGATTTGTAA
- the truA gene encoding tRNA pseudouridine(38-40) synthase TruA — protein MPRLRLTLAYAGTNYKGWQRQLQGDVELPTVQGVVEKEISRICDTKISLQGSGRTDTGVHADCQVAHCDIPENKTRLNWKLALNTALPHDIRIKEYAIVADTFHALYDVEKKAYTYSLWLDRNFVPPKLYPYTWACGKLNLNAVDEAIQYLIGEHDFSFAQNQGTNIKTTIRTVYEINRTDFEKQHSQDPSNYELKITFIANGYLKQMVRNLVGILVACGKGKMRANDIPELILAKDRKKSPPTAPPQGLTMTRIWYKDE, from the coding sequence ATGCCAAGGCTTCGTCTTACCTTAGCGTATGCAGGAACAAATTACAAAGGGTGGCAGCGCCAGCTTCAAGGCGATGTTGAATTACCAACCGTTCAAGGCGTTGTCGAGAAAGAAATTTCCCGTATTTGCGATACGAAAATTTCCCTGCAAGGCTCCGGAAGAACCGATACGGGCGTGCATGCCGACTGCCAAGTCGCCCATTGCGATATTCCGGAAAACAAAACGAGGCTTAATTGGAAACTGGCGCTCAATACCGCTCTGCCCCATGATATACGTATCAAAGAATATGCGATTGTCGCCGATACCTTCCATGCCCTTTATGATGTTGAAAAAAAAGCCTATACGTATAGCCTGTGGCTTGACAGAAATTTCGTTCCCCCCAAATTATATCCCTATACATGGGCTTGCGGAAAACTTAATTTAAATGCGGTTGACGAGGCAATACAATATCTCATCGGCGAACACGATTTTTCTTTCGCGCAAAACCAAGGAACAAACATAAAAACCACAATCAGAACCGTTTACGAAATAAACCGCACTGATTTTGAAAAACAGCATTCACAAGACCCGAGCAATTATGAATTAAAAATCACGTTCATCGCCAACGGTTATTTAAAACAAATGGTCAGAAACTTGGTTGGCATACTGGTTGCCTGCGGAAAAGGAAAAATGCGGGCAAACGACATTCCGGAACTTATTCTTGCAAAAGACAGGAAAAAATCTCCTCCTACGGCCCCTCCCCAAGGTTTGACCATGACGCGGATTTGGTACAAAGATGAATGA
- a CDS encoding pseudouridine synthase has protein sequence MNEQKYVCKNSDENNRLDYVLKTVFSMHSIRSVKRLCEQNTVLVNEKPAKASYKVKENDCISIIGQEKSANHAAVPILFENKGYLACYKKPFCHSEHHAGNNAFSLEFLVRTQINPDYILLNRLDFATSGIIVFAKHHNDYEQWKNWQKNQKIEKKYFALVEGKLDTPYSINNKIITRKHKKVYVSHEPGDRITQIAPFGIHENASLADCTIFQGARHQIRAHSAFLGFPLVADMKYGAKTDTFQTLKNIFPIRPAHGSEAEQKQELNKPYFPCSLETYRNDTEHFCLHHYFVSCPAFSVPVLPPYFHILNKPMQNAMLKML, from the coding sequence ATGAATGAACAAAAATACGTTTGCAAAAATTCAGACGAAAATAACCGTCTTGATTATGTGCTTAAAACAGTCTTTTCAATGCACAGCATACGCTCCGTCAAACGGCTTTGCGAACAAAATACTGTTCTTGTCAATGAAAAACCGGCAAAAGCAAGTTACAAGGTAAAAGAAAATGACTGCATTTCCATAATCGGACAAGAAAAATCAGCCAACCACGCAGCCGTTCCTATTCTTTTTGAAAACAAGGGATATTTGGCTTGCTATAAAAAACCGTTTTGCCACAGTGAACACCATGCCGGAAACAATGCTTTTTCTCTTGAATTTCTTGTCCGCACGCAAATCAATCCCGATTATATCTTATTAAACCGCCTTGATTTTGCAACATCCGGAATTATTGTTTTTGCAAAACATCATAACGATTATGAGCAATGGAAAAATTGGCAGAAAAATCAAAAAATTGAAAAAAAATACTTTGCCCTTGTTGAAGGAAAACTGGATACCCCGTATTCAATCAACAACAAAATCATCACCCGTAAACACAAAAAAGTCTATGTTTCCCATGAGCCGGGTGACAGAATAACGCAAATCGCCCCCTTTGGAATACATGAAAACGCCAGTCTCGCGGACTGCACGATTTTTCAGGGAGCAAGACACCAAATACGCGCCCATTCGGCTTTTTTGGGATTTCCTCTTGTTGCGGACATGAAATACGGTGCAAAAACAGATACTTTCCAGACACTGAAAAATATTTTCCCTATTCGTCCAGCGCACGGCTCGGAAGCTGAGCAAAAACAAGAACTCAATAAGCCATATTTTCCATGCTCTTTGGAAACATACCGAAATGATACGGAACATTTTTGCCTGCACCATTATTTTGTAAGCTGCCCCGCTTTTTCCGTTCCCGTGCTTCCGCCGTATTTTCATATTCTCAATAAACCAATGCAAAACGCAATGCTAAAAATGCTATGA
- a CDS encoding HPP family protein has translation MSKKSYFQKIKGQEKCPIREFHFSEMLLSCFGCFLVILLISIIDELSHELFTNQPLFVAPVGASAVMIFGIPTSVYAQPRNVIGGHFLSALCGVFAYWLFPQTVIFAGAFAVALAMAVMYTTQTIHPPGGATALLAIIGDERITNLGFSYAFVPCLSNAVILVLCGILINNLSGKRSYPKFW, from the coding sequence ATGAGTAAAAAATCCTATTTCCAAAAAATAAAAGGACAGGAAAAATGTCCTATACGGGAATTTCATTTTTCTGAAATGCTTCTCTCCTGCTTCGGCTGTTTTCTTGTGATACTGCTTATATCCATAATCGATGAACTTTCCCACGAACTTTTCACAAACCAGCCTCTTTTTGTCGCCCCGGTCGGAGCAAGCGCAGTCATGATTTTCGGTATTCCGACAAGCGTATACGCGCAGCCGAGAAATGTGATCGGCGGACATTTTCTTTCCGCCTTATGCGGGGTTTTCGCCTATTGGCTTTTTCCTCAAACGGTGATTTTCGCCGGTGCGTTTGCAGTCGCGCTTGCCATGGCTGTCATGTACACGACCCAAACCATACATCCGCCGGGAGGAGCCACAGCGCTTTTAGCCATTATCGGCGATGAAAGAATTACGAACTTGGGTTTTTCTTACGCTTTTGTCCCTTGCCTCAGCAATGCCGTTATCCTTGTGCTCTGCGGCATACTTATCAATAATCTTTCGGGCAAGCGCTCTTATCCGAAATTCTGGTAA
- a CDS encoding acetate/propionate family kinase, with the protein MASVSAELKGKYVLVINAGSSSFKTQILSCENEKPILAVLAERIGSDNGRIIFKINPDTDKEDKQAFDVHYKTHGDGIRDMMKRIVDMGILPNFDSIVASGHRVLLGGPHYSEVKIDATVKQVIRDYIPLGPLHNPANLACIEVIEEILPGVPAVAVFDTGFHTTMPDYAYTYGIPKQYSEKYSLRRYGFHGISHKFVSKTAAKYLGKDTFTGVCCHLGNGCSITAIKDGKCVDTTMGLTPLEGLLMGTRCGDIDASLPLFLMEQEGLSPSQMSDVLNKQSGLKALTGSNDMRDVESMIEKGDQNAVLANNIFNYRVIKYIGAYLAVLGKIDGILFTGGIGENAPVTREPICKAFEPFGLELDEELNQIRSGEPREINKKGSKIKALVVPTNEELEIMQTTLKILGY; encoded by the coding sequence ATGGCATCAGTCAGTGCAGAACTCAAGGGCAAATATGTGTTGGTTATCAACGCAGGCAGCTCATCATTTAAAACACAAATTCTTTCCTGTGAAAATGAAAAACCGATTCTTGCCGTTTTGGCTGAAAGAATTGGCAGTGACAATGGCAGAATTATTTTTAAAATCAATCCCGATACGGATAAAGAAGATAAACAGGCTTTTGATGTGCACTATAAAACCCATGGCGACGGTATCCGTGACATGATGAAACGTATTGTCGATATGGGCATTTTGCCTAATTTTGATTCAATCGTCGCTTCCGGACACCGCGTGCTTCTTGGCGGACCTCATTATTCCGAAGTGAAAATCGATGCAACCGTAAAGCAAGTCATCCGTGATTATATTCCGCTCGGACCTTTGCATAACCCAGCCAACCTCGCTTGCATCGAGGTTATTGAAGAAATTTTGCCCGGTGTTCCCGCTGTCGCCGTTTTCGATACCGGTTTCCATACCACCATGCCCGATTACGCTTACACCTATGGCATTCCGAAACAATACAGCGAAAAATACAGTTTGCGCCGTTACGGTTTTCACGGCATTTCCCACAAATTTGTTTCCAAAACCGCTGCGAAATATCTTGGCAAAGATACGTTTACCGGTGTTTGCTGTCATCTTGGAAATGGCTGCTCCATTACTGCGATTAAAGACGGAAAATGTGTCGACACCACCATGGGGCTTACTCCGCTGGAAGGTCTTTTAATGGGTACCCGCTGCGGTGACATCGATGCTTCTTTGCCGCTTTTCCTCATGGAACAGGAAGGTCTCAGCCCAAGTCAAATGTCTGATGTTTTGAATAAACAATCCGGTTTGAAAGCTTTGACCGGCAGCAACGATATGCGCGATGTCGAAAGCATGATTGAAAAAGGTGATCAAAACGCTGTTTTGGCAAATAATATTTTCAATTACCGCGTCATCAAATATATCGGCGCATACCTTGCCGTGCTTGGAAAAATCGACGGTATTCTGTTTACCGGCGGTATCGGCGAAAATGCTCCCGTAACCCGTGAACCTATCTGCAAAGCTTTTGAACCTTTCGGTTTGGAACTTGATGAGGAATTGAACCAAATCCGTTCCGGCGAACCTCGCGAAATCAATAAAAAAGGCAGCAAAATTAAAGCTCTTGTCGTTCCAACCAACGAAGAACTTGAAATTATGCAAACCACGCTGAAGATTTTGGGTTACTAA
- a CDS encoding flagellar hook protein FlgE, protein MIQGLYTSATGMMSHSSGLNVVSQNIANVNTVAFKQQLYLIGDLSSKNYSAGGAYEVEVKQVGLGSHISEVRSNFKIGNYENGSAETDLALSGKGYFQVTLEDETYYTRAGNFRFNENGFLRAPTGHFLMGIPIDANGNEANYMEPIQINTNDELLASDPPKATTSITSSLNVYNTQNVYNDENNPYFSMLQSWNGNSTPPLSTSAKSLGLQFYDANGVKHSLNVYFDPAPSTNGNQVYEYIVAMDPELDARAEYQGTKSAGLLMTGTMTFSSAGELQNMNSFSPQGGDLTNPANWTLSELQNGLPSVTVQLAGQPSQTIALNLGMKSNGNSWTNGLNGAVNGISAADIGKTFVNIPGMTNPEFNSNATTALRTSPSLKNMSQDGYGAGELQTMFINENGIIQLSYTNGQSHDLYRIPVARFTSEDGLYRAGNNLYQHTSEAGNVEFGIAGTENYGEVMSQTLETSNVDMATEMANMIVLQRGFQSNSKSLQTVDTMLQKAVELKRN, encoded by the coding sequence ATGATACAAGGATTATATACAAGCGCAACAGGCATGATGAGCCACTCGTCAGGACTTAATGTCGTTTCGCAAAACATTGCAAACGTCAACACCGTTGCTTTCAAACAACAGCTTTACCTGATCGGGGATTTGTCAAGCAAAAATTATTCCGCAGGCGGAGCGTACGAAGTCGAGGTCAAGCAAGTCGGCTTAGGTTCGCATATAAGTGAGGTCCGTTCCAATTTTAAAATCGGCAATTATGAAAACGGAAGCGCCGAAACGGACTTGGCTCTTTCCGGCAAAGGGTATTTCCAAGTCACCCTTGAAGATGAAACGTATTACACAAGAGCCGGCAACTTCAGATTTAATGAAAATGGTTTTTTACGCGCTCCGACCGGGCATTTTCTCATGGGAATACCTATTGACGCCAATGGTAATGAAGCGAACTACATGGAACCTATTCAAATCAACACCAATGATGAACTTCTCGCCAGTGACCCGCCGAAAGCGACAACTTCGATAACTTCCTCGCTGAATGTTTATAACACCCAAAATGTTTACAATGACGAGAACAATCCGTATTTTTCCATGCTGCAAAGCTGGAACGGAAACAGTACCCCGCCGCTCAGCACTTCCGCAAAATCGCTCGGTTTGCAGTTCTATGACGCCAACGGGGTAAAACACAGTTTGAATGTCTATTTCGACCCTGCACCGTCAACAAACGGAAATCAAGTCTATGAATACATTGTAGCCATGGACCCCGAGCTTGACGCCCGTGCGGAATATCAGGGAACAAAAAGCGCGGGGCTTCTCATGACGGGTACAATGACATTTTCCAGCGCAGGAGAACTTCAAAACATGAATTCCTTTTCTCCGCAAGGCGGAGATTTGACCAATCCCGCCAACTGGACCTTGTCCGAGCTGCAAAACGGCTTGCCAAGCGTAACCGTTCAATTAGCGGGACAACCAAGCCAAACCATAGCACTCAATTTAGGAATGAAAAGCAACGGAAATTCATGGACTAACGGTCTGAACGGGGCTGTAAACGGCATAAGCGCCGCCGATATCGGCAAAACCTTTGTCAATATCCCCGGCATGACTAATCCGGAATTCAATTCCAACGCAACAACAGCCCTGCGGACAAGCCCTTCCTTGAAAAACATGAGCCAAGACGGATATGGCGCCGGAGAACTGCAAACCATGTTCATCAATGAAAACGGCATAATCCAGCTATCCTACACCAACGGACAAAGCCATGACCTCTACCGCATTCCCGTTGCGCGTTTCACAAGTGAAGACGGGCTTTACAGGGCGGGCAACAACCTTTATCAGCACACGTCAGAAGCAGGCAATGTGGAATTCGGCATCGCAGGAACGGAAAACTACGGCGAGGTCATGTCACAAACCCTTGAAACATCAAACGTGGACATGGCGACGGAAATGGCAAATATGATTGTCTTGCAGCGCGGTTTCCAATCCAACAGCAAAAGCTTGCAAACCGTCGACACCATGCTGCAAAAAGCCGTTGAACTCAAGCGAAATTAA